The following coding sequences lie in one Acropora palmata chromosome 3, jaAcrPala1.3, whole genome shotgun sequence genomic window:
- the LOC141877379 gene encoding ubiquitin carboxyl-terminal hydrolase 39-like → MADDSEVEIRGVKRPLVENYSDEEEEEEARIKEERSEYQSRHCPYLDTIDRHVLDFDFEKLCSVSLSHINVYACLVCGKYFQGRGRRSHAYTHSVQVGHHVFLNLRTLKFYCLPDNYEVIDSSLDDIKYVLNPTFAKDEILQLDKSAKVSRAFDGTMYLPGMVGLNNIKANDYLNVILQALAFIPPIRDFFLREENYQKIKRPPGDIMFHLVNRFGELIRKIWNPRNFKAHVSPHEMLQAVVLCSKKRFQFTEQGDPVEFLSWFLNSLHTTLGGTKKATSSVIYKTFQGKMRITSRKLPQTENDEELKKEVDKEEYKETTSSSPYMYLMLDIPPSPLYKDEYQQNIIPQVPLFQLLSKFDGKTEKEYKTYKETFVKKFELTKLPKYLIMCVKRFTKNMFFVEKNPTVVNFPVKGVDMAEYLVSDPAVQDAHPHTQYDLVANICHEGEPAKGVGNFKVHILHKGANKWYELQDLHVKEILPQVITLSDSYIQIYELQKE, encoded by the exons atggcggacgacaGCGAGGTCGAAATTCGTGGGGTAAAACGACCTCTTGTGGAGAATTACAGCGacgaagaagaggaagaggaagctAGAATAAAGGAAG aGCGCAGCGAATATCAAAGTAGGCATTGTCCGTACCTTGATACTATTGACAG GCAtgttcttgattttgattttgagaAGCTCTGTTCTGTTTCATTATCTCATATCAATGTGTATGCTTGCTTGGTATGTGGAAAATACTTCCAAG GTAGAGGACGTCGCTCTCATGCATACACACACAGTGTTCAAGTGGGTCATCATGTGTTTCTCAATCTCCGTACATTAAAG TTCTACTGTTTACCTGACAACTATGAAGTTATTGACTCATCTTTGGATGATATAAAG TATGTATTGAATCCCACTTTTGCCAAAGATGAGATACTGCAGTTGGATAAATCAGCAAAGGTTTCAAGAGCTTTTGACGGAACTATGTATTTACCTG GTATGGTGGGCTTAAATAACATCAAAGCAAATGATTACCTCAATGTGATTTTACAG GCTTTAGCATTTATTCCACCAATACGTGACTTCTTCCTCAGAGAAGAGAACTATCAGAAAATTAAACGCCCCCCTGGAGATATCATGTTTCATTTGG TTAACAGGTTCGGTGAACTTATCAGGAAGATATGGAATCCACGGAACTTCAAAGCTCATGTCAGCCCTCATGAAATGTTACAG GCTGTGGTTTTATGCAGCAAGAAGAGATTCCAATTCACAGAACAAG GCGATCCAGTGGAATTTCTTTCTTGGTTTTTAAATTCTCTTCATACTACTCTTGGAGGGACCAAGAAAGCAACAAGCA GTGTCATTTATAAAACATTTCAAGGCAAGATGAGAATAACCTCCAGAAAACTTCCTCAAACTGAG AATGATGAGGAGCTCAAAAAAGAGGTTGACAAGGAAGAGTACAAAG AGACTACAAGTTCTTCTCCGTACATGTACCTTATGCTGGATATCCCACCATCTCCTCTTTATAAG GATGAGTACCAACAAAACATCATTCCCCAG GTACCGTTGTTCCAACTTTTAAGCAAGTTTGATGGCAAAACTGAAAAG GAATACAAAACCTACAAAGAAACATTTGTGAAGAAATTTGAGCTCACAAAATTGCCTAAATACCTTATAATGTGTGTGAAG CGATTTACCAAGAACATGTTCTTTGTGGAGAAGAATCCTACAGTTGTGAATTTTCCAGTTAA GGGGGTTGACATGGCAGAGTACCTTGTTTCTGACCCAGCTGTTCAAGATGCACATCCTCATACCCAGTATGACTTGGTAGCAAATATCTGCCATGAAGGAGAGCCAGCAAAAG gtgttggaaattttaaagttcacATTCTTCATAAA ggaGCAAACAAATGGTATGAGCTTCAAGATCTTCATGTCAAAGAAATCCTGCCCCAAGTGATAACGCTATCTGATTCCTATATACAG